A genomic region of Neisseria cinerea contains the following coding sequences:
- the uvrD gene encoding DNA helicase II, producing MFPNESAPNLLQGLNPEQLSAVTWPPQSALVLAGAGSGKTRVLTTRIAWLLQSGQASVHSIMAVTFTNKAAKEMQTRLGAMIPVNVRAMWLGTFHGLCHRFLRLHHRDAGLPSSFQILDSGDQLSLIKRLLKSLNIAEEIIAPRSLQGFINAQKESGLRASVLSAPDPHTRRMIECYAEYDKICQREGVVDFAELMLRSYEMLQSNEILRQHYQNRFNHILVDEFQDTNKLQYAWLKLMAGGNAAVFAVGDDDQSIYRFRGAHVGNMTALMEEFHIDAPVKLEQNYRSVGNILAAANAVIENNDERLGKNLCTDAEAGDKIRYYSAFTDLEEAQFIVDETKALEREGWDLDEIAVLYRSNAQSRVIEQSLFRSGIPYKIYGGLRFYERQEIKHALAYLRLAVNPDDDNALLRVINFPPRGIGARTIENLQTASNEQGITLWQAACNAGAKATKIAAFVRLIEALRNQVGQMPLSEIIVGILKDSGLTEHYQTQKGDNQDRLDNLDELVNAAIEFKPEDSNFETLPENISDDLAFPILAFLSNAALESGENQAGAGEKAVQLMTVHASKGLEFNAVFLTGMEEGRFPSEMSLTERGGLEEERRLMYVAITRARKRLYITMAQQRMLHGQTQFGIVSRFVEEIPPEVLHYLSVKKPAYDSYGNTRQTATFKDKIIDDFKQPQTYAGFRIGQNVRHAKFGTGVIIDAVDKGESARLTINFGKQGVKELDTKFAKLEEI from the coding sequence TCCCAACGAATCCGCTCCCAATCTGCTGCAAGGCTTGAACCCTGAACAACTTTCCGCCGTAACCTGGCCGCCGCAATCCGCCCTCGTTTTGGCGGGCGCGGGCAGCGGCAAAACGCGCGTGCTGACCACGCGTATCGCATGGCTTTTGCAAAGCGGACAAGCCAGCGTACACAGCATTATGGCGGTAACGTTTACCAACAAAGCTGCCAAAGAAATGCAAACCCGACTCGGCGCGATGATTCCCGTCAACGTCCGCGCCATGTGGCTCGGCACGTTTCACGGCCTCTGCCACCGCTTTTTGCGCCTGCACCACCGCGACGCAGGCCTGCCCTCCTCCTTCCAAATCCTCGACAGCGGCGACCAGCTTTCCCTGATCAAACGCCTGCTCAAAAGCCTCAACATCGCCGAAGAAATCATCGCGCCGCGTTCGCTGCAAGGCTTTATCAACGCGCAAAAAGAATCCGGTTTACGCGCTTCCGTCTTGAGCGCGCCCGATCCGCACACGCGCCGCATGATTGAGTGCTACGCCGAATACGACAAAATCTGCCAACGCGAAGGCGTGGTCGATTTTGCCGAACTCATGCTCCGCAGCTACGAAATGCTGCAAAGCAACGAAATCCTGCGCCAACATTATCAAAACCGCTTCAATCACATTCTGGTCGACGAGTTCCAAGACACCAACAAACTGCAATACGCCTGGCTCAAACTCATGGCGGGCGGCAACGCGGCAGTGTTTGCCGTCGGCGACGACGACCAAAGCATCTACCGGTTCCGCGGCGCGCACGTCGGCAACATGACCGCGCTGATGGAAGAGTTCCACATCGACGCGCCCGTCAAACTCGAACAAAACTACCGCTCCGTCGGCAACATCCTCGCCGCCGCCAACGCCGTCATTGAAAACAACGACGAACGCCTCGGCAAAAACCTGTGCACCGACGCCGAAGCAGGCGACAAAATCCGCTACTACTCCGCCTTTACCGACCTTGAAGAAGCCCAATTCATCGTTGACGAAACCAAAGCCCTCGAACGCGAAGGCTGGGATTTGGACGAAATCGCCGTCCTCTACCGCAGCAACGCCCAATCCCGCGTTATCGAACAAAGCCTGTTCCGCAGCGGCATCCCCTACAAAATCTACGGCGGCCTGCGCTTTTACGAACGCCAAGAAATCAAACACGCGCTCGCCTACCTGCGCCTCGCCGTCAATCCCGACGACGACAACGCCCTCTTGCGCGTCATCAACTTCCCACCGCGCGGCATCGGCGCACGCACCATCGAAAACCTTCAGACGGCCTCAAACGAACAAGGCATTACCCTCTGGCAGGCAGCCTGCAATGCCGGCGCAAAAGCCACCAAAATCGCCGCCTTCGTCCGCCTGATTGAAGCCCTGCGCAACCAAGTCGGACAAATGCCCCTATCCGAAATCATCGTCGGCATCCTCAAAGACAGCGGCCTAACCGAACACTACCAAACCCAAAAAGGCGACAACCAAGACCGCCTCGACAACCTTGACGAACTCGTCAACGCTGCCATCGAGTTCAAACCCGAAGACAGCAACTTCGAAACTCTGCCTGAAAACATTTCAGACGACCTCGCCTTCCCCATCCTCGCCTTCTTAAGCAACGCCGCCCTCGAATCCGGCGAAAACCAAGCAGGTGCAGGCGAAAAAGCCGTCCAACTGATGACCGTCCACGCCTCCAAAGGCTTGGAATTTAACGCCGTATTCCTCACCGGCATGGAAGAAGGCCGCTTCCCCAGCGAAATGAGCCTTACTGAACGCGGCGGCCTCGAAGAAGAACGCCGCCTCATGTACGTCGCCATCACCCGCGCCCGCAAACGCCTCTACATCACCATGGCGCAACAACGTATGCTACATGGACAAACCCAATTCGGCATCGTCTCCCGCTTCGTCGAAGAAATTCCGCCCGAAGTATTGCACTACCTGTCCGTCAAAAAACCGGCCTACGACAGCTACGGCAACACGCGCCAAACCGCTACGTTCAAAGACAAAATCATCGACGACTTCAAACAGCCGCAAACCTACGCAGGCTTCCGCATCGGCCAAAACGTCCGCCACGCCAAATTCGGCACCGGCGTCATCATCGATGCCGTAGACAAAGGCGAATCCGCCCGACTGACCATCAACTTCGGCAAACAGGGCGTAAAAGAGCTGGACACCAAGTTTGCGAAATTGGAAGAGATTTGA